From the Palaemon carinicauda isolate YSFRI2023 chromosome 42, ASM3689809v2, whole genome shotgun sequence genome, one window contains:
- the LOC137633023 gene encoding zinc finger BED domain-containing protein 5-like, translating into MPKRKYDPAYIKYGFIAIEHGGEALPQCVVCMKSLSNAAMKPSLLKRHLETNHADKKDRYQSYFQRLGKNVKRQRMDKTGQIYQKGAGIVKASYEVALLVAKNMKAHTIAVSLIMPAAKILVSHVIGEKAVAKLECVSVSNNTVQRRIEEMSVDIADQVVEGVKSSKYGFAIQLDESTDITNCSQLLVYVRFTQSNAAKTELLLSQDLSSTTTGKDILNVLDNFFKQNELDWGKLVGCPTDGAPSMLG; encoded by the coding sequence ATGCCAAAGAGAAAATATGACCCGGCATACATAAAGTATGGTTTCATTGCAATCGAACATGGAGGAGAAGCTCTTCCGCAGTGTGTGGTCTGTATGAAGTCCCTTTCCAATGCGGCCATGAAACCCAGCCTTCTCAAACGTCATCTTGAGACTAATCACGCGGACAAGAAGGACCGATATCAAAGCTACTTCCAGCGACTTGGCAAGAACGTGAAGCGGCAGCGCATGGACAAGACTGGCCAGATCTACCAGAAGGGAGCAGGAATTGTGAAAGCATCCTATGAAGTCGCTCTCCTGGTGGCTAAAAACATGAAAGCGCATACCATTGCAGTCTCTCTCATCATGCCAGCGGCAAAGATCTTGGTCAGCCACGTGATTGGAGAGAAGGCGGTGGCGAAGTTGGAGTGTGTTTCCGTCTCTAACAACACTGTACAACGCCGTATCGAGGAGATGTCGGTCGACATTGCCGACCAAGTGGTTGAGGGAGTGAAATCCTCAAAGTATGGGTTTGCCATTCAACTCGACGAATCGACGGACATCACCAACTGCTCTCAACTACTTGTCTACGTCCGCTTCACGCAGAGTAATGCTGCGAAGACTGAGTTACTGCTGAGCCAAGATCTGTCCAGTACAACAACAGGAAAGGATATTCTCAACGTTTTGGACAATTTCTTCAAGCAGAatgaactggactggggaaagttgGTCGGATGCCCGACAGATGGGGCTCCATCGATGCTCGGTTGA